GAAGGCTTGTCCGGAGATAAGCACAAGCTGCTCTACATCCGAGCCGACTTGCTTCGCCACTACCTCAAGGAAACCAGACAGGTTCTTGTCTGGTGCAACTGGGGCGAACGTGACTGGTTAACGAAGATGAGTGGGTACAACGTACTTCCGAACAAGGATAGACAACAAATTTTTCAGGCTTACGGGCACATTCATCGAGTCTTTTCCCAGTGGTCTGCCAAAGACTGCGTCGTACTGTATGAATCGCCCCCACCACCGTAGACACCCCGTCCGCCGCAGAAAATCCAGGAAGTGCGACTCGGTAAGCCCTTCCGGACTACCACCAAGCCCGCCGGAACAGGCTCAGCTGATTCACCCTGAACAAGCGAGCCGGCCGTTGGCTCCCGCCCAAGAAATCCTCCGTAGCCACCAGTATGTTTGCGTCATCGGCAGCTTCACCGGCCGGCACCTCGCCAACCTTGATCCCCAGCCGGGAACGGAAGGTGCCGCGTGATACGGTTTCGCCGAAGATCTGTTCATATACGCGCTGCAGTTGAGTCAACGTAAATGTCTCTGGCAGCAGCCAGCACGGCAGTGTCGAATAGCTGGCCTTGTTGCGCACCCTCTGCACCGCCTCAGCCACCTGCTGCGCGTGGTCGAATGCCAAGTCGGGGAGCTGGTCCACCTCATAGAAGTGGAACACCCCTTCTGCTGCCGATTGCAGCTCCTCTACCGGCATCAGCGCCACATAGGAAATGGCGACGGACCAGCCGCGAGGATCGCGGTCCCGCCCCGCAAAGGTGCGCAGCTGTTCCAGATAACGGGGACTGAGCCCGGTTTTCTGCCGCAGCGTGCGAATAGCCGCCTCTTCAAGAGTGAGGTCCTCATCCACATGGATATACCCTCCCGGCAGCGCCAGACGATCCTGAAATGGCGCGCTATTCCGACGGTGCAAGGCGACCTGCAGTTTGTTGTCGAACAGGGTAAGCAGCACGATATCCACGCTGACATCGGGTTTCTGATATGGAGCCATGGCGGCATATGTCCCTGTTTGTTGCGGCAATGCCAAAATTCTTTCACACATAGTTGCTAATTTCAACTAAGAAGGCGTACACTGCAATCAAGTTAGTCGATAAAAACAACTAAGTGGAGCGTGAAGTGAAAATATTCAAGATTGCAAACGGCAGTCACAGGCTGCCGGTATCGCTGCAAAGCCTGGTCTTTCCCGGAGGCGAAGTACACGTCACGGTCGAAACCGATGTCCCCGGCGAAGCCTTGCTGATTGATGCCCACCTTCCGGATTCGGCAACCATCATGACCTTGCTGCTGGTAACCGACGCGCTGCGCCACGCTTATCCCGGCACGCCGATCACCCTGCGTCTGCCCTATGTGCCCTATGCGCGCCAGGACCGGGTGGCCAATCCGGGCGAAGCGCTCAGCGCCAAAGTGTTTTGTCAGCTGATCAATAGCCAGCAATACCAGCGCGTAGTGATTCAAGACCCGCACAGCGATGTGGTGTCGGCGCTGCTGGACCGCGTCGAAATCGAAGATCCTCTGCCCGCGCTGCGTGAAGTCATCCGGCAAACCGGCCCTGTCGCCCTGGTGGCGCCTGATGCCGGCGCGCGCAAGCGCGTACTGAAGCTGGCCAAATCATTGGCGCTGGACGTGGTCTTCGCCGACAAAATCCGCGATACCCACACCGGAGCCATCACCGGCACCCAAATCGCCTCCCCGCTTCCTGATCTCCCCCTGCTGGTGGTCGACGATATTTGCGATGGCGGCCGCACCTTCACCGAGTTGGCCGCGGCCCTGGCCACGCAACAGCAAACGCAGAGCCAAGACCATCCGCTTTATCTCTTTGTGACGCACGGCATTTTCAGCAAGGGCCTGGAGCCTCTGCTGTCCTGCTACCACGGCGTCTTCACGCGCAACAACTGGACCCAAGACGACCGCTGCCAGCTGGTTTGAAACCTGATATTGGAAACTGAGATGAACACAAACACCCCTATCGCTGAAAAAAACGCCCTGGTTCCATTCAATCTTGCCGACTTCTACAAAACCGGCCACCCCGCCATGTACCCGCAAGAAACCACCAAGCTAGTGGCCAATTTCACGCCGCGCTCCGCCAAGTACGCGCAGGTGCTGCCGGAACTGTTCGACAACAAAGTGGTGTGGTTCGGCCTGCAGGGTTTTATCAAGGAATACCTGCAAGAGCTGTTTCAGAAGGAGTTTTTCGCCAAACCCAAAACTGCCGCCGTGCGAAAGTTTCAGCGCCGCATGGATACGGCCCTAGGCCCTGAGGCGGTGCCCGTCAACCGGCTGGAAGCCTTGCATGACTTGGGCTATCTGCCTCTAGAAATCCGCTCTCTGCCGGAGGGTGTTCGCGTAGACATCAAAGTGCCTCCGATTGTCTTCATCAACACTCACCCCGGCTTTCCCTGGGTAGCCACGTATTTCGAAACCTTATTCAGCTGCGAATCGTGGAAGCCCTCCACTGTCGCCACCATCGCTTTCGAATTTCGCAAACTATTGAGCTATTTCGCCAAACTGACCGGCGCGCCGCAGGAATTTGTCGGCTGGCAAGGGCACGACTTTTCCATGCGCGGCATGAGCGGCGTGCACGACGCCATGCGCAGCGGCGCCGGCCACCTGCTGTCCTTCACCGGAACAGACACCATTCCGGCCATCGACTATCTGGAAGACTTCTACGGCGCCAATGCCGATCAAGAGCTGGTTGGCGGCTCCATCCCCGCATCGGAACACAGCGTGATGGCACTGCGCATCCTGCTGACCCAGCAGCGGCTGGCTCGCGATCCGGCCCATGCCCACCTGGACGCCAAGGCCATTCGCCGCCTAGCGGAACGCGAGGTGATTCGCGAGTTCGTGACCCAGGACTATCCTGCCGGCATGGTCTCCTTAGTTAGCGACACCTTCGATTTCTGGAATGTCATCACCGTCATCGCGAAGGAACTGAAATCCGACATTCTGGCTCGCCAAGCCAACGCGCTAGGTATGTGCAAAGTGGTGTTCCGACCCGACTCCGGCGACCCGGTACGCATCTTGACCGGTTATGCCGACGATGAAGTCCGGGCAGATGCCGAAGCTGGCGGGTATGAGGTCATCGCCACCGGACAACACATTACCGATGCCGAACGAAAAGGCGCGGTGGAATGCTTGTGGGACATTTACGGCGGCACGGTCACCGAGAACGGCTACAAGGTGCTGGATTCGCATGTTGGACTGATCTACGGCGACTCCATTACCCTGCAGCGCGGCCGCGACATCATGCTGCGCCTGGCGGAAAAAGGCTTCGCCTCTTGCAACATCGTCTTCGGCATCGGCTCTTTCACCTACAACATGCTGTCCCGAGATACCTTCGGCTACGCGATGAAGGCCATCTATGCCGAAGTAGACGGCGAGTGCGTGGACATTTACAAAGACCCGGCCACCGACGATGGCACCAAGAAGTCGGCCAAGGGCCTGCTGCGGGTAGAGCAAGAAGGAAACCAGTATGTCCTCTATGAACAGCAAACCTTGGAGCAGTTTGATAGTGGCGCGCTGCAAACGGTATTCCGCGATGGGGAGTTGCTGATCACGCAGTCGCTGGCGGACATCCGAGCTAGACTACAAGCTTCGTGGACTTGCCCCGAACCGGGCGCCATCGCCTGGGGCTAACAACACATGGATTCGCTCGTGGCGAATGTATTACGTATTTTGCAGGATCTTCGTGGAAAAGTAGGATTTTTTCACTAACTCTGCACACGAACCTCTGCCACAAGTGTTCATGCAAGTGAAAAAAGCCTTACCAGACAAGGAAGGCTTTTTTCACTAACTTTGCTTCCCTACATGTTGTGTAGGGAGGCAAAGTTATTGACAACTCAAGGCAAATAAATTGCAACTCGCTTCGACTCGATAAAAAAAGCATCCCACCAAAACCCAAACGGCAAATTCAATGACATGCCGTATCAAAAATACAACACAGAATAGATTTCATCTGTTCTGTGTTTTTCATTTCAACTCAACAGCAGAATAAAAAGCAAAGCCTGCCAATCTACCCGATATCCAATCTCCAATTTACACCTCAGTAACTCATTGAAAATTCCCTGTTATCCCTTCGAAAATCCGGAATCACCTTCGGATAAGAATCCCAAAACTCAGAGAAGTACCCATGACAAAACCGGGCAAAGCTTGTGCTCGGGATCATTTCGGGTACTCATTTACTGAAACTCAAATTGCATAATTTTTCGTAGAGTATAGTTTCTACGAAAAAAATTTCCTTCTTCGGCTTTCAGATAAAAAAATGCTCCCAGCTGGCTCAATCGGCAGCTAGAATTTAGAGGACATGCAGAAAAAACATGAAAGGAGAACTTGCGTCTAGATAGCAAAAAGGACACCCCTCAAAAAGAAGTGCCCCTCTTAGCCAGTGTAGTGTGACCCACACGATACTTATATATAAACCGTCGCTGGTTTCAGTATCGTTGAACGTCCCTCACTGGTCAAGCTCCCCGCACGTCTTTTTTCCCTGTCTCGAGCCTCGAGATGGAAACGTGCGCCCTAAAAATCTTAGGAGATCGACATGACCAGTCAAAACTATGAAGTTTTAGTTGCCGTAGTTTGCACACTGCTTAATTCCACTCACCCTGTCCGTGATGCATTCCACAAACACGGACATGGTTCCTATCGCGGCATACGCCCGTCAAACAAAGGGATTGACGGTTGCATACCCTATGAATCCGGGCTAGCCCACGACGCAATCCGGCTTTACAACTTAGCGCCCGAGGTCATGCTCATCATCCCGGAGCCATTCATTCTGGACTACGAGCTCGATGGTGAGGCCCATAGCTATACACCAGATTTTTTGTTGCACCTACGCGACGGTCAACGCGCAGTTGTCGAGGTCAAGTATCAGGCGGAAGCCAACACCCCTGAGAACCAACGCCGTTTCCAAGCGATCGCGTCACTGATCGAATCCGCAGGAGGGCTTTTCGCGGTCGTGACCGAAAAAACGCTGCGGGACAGGGTCTTGCTGCACAACCTTGGTTTGGTTGAAGGCCAGCGTCATCGACATATCCCACTAACAGCCAAGACTGCAATGCTTCAAATCCTCAGTGAGGGCCCCGCTTCACTGGAAGTCCTCAGTAGCGCTGCAGGAGATGAGCTACGACAGCCAACTGGGCGAAGGCTGCGCGGACGACTTCATCGGCGACGCCGACCGCATCCGGCAAGTGCTGCTCAACCTGACCGGCAACGCGGTCAAGTTCACCG
The Chromobacterium sp. IIBBL 290-4 DNA segment above includes these coding regions:
- the prs gene encoding ribose-phosphate diphosphokinase — protein: MKIFKIANGSHRLPVSLQSLVFPGGEVHVTVETDVPGEALLIDAHLPDSATIMTLLLVTDALRHAYPGTPITLRLPYVPYARQDRVANPGEALSAKVFCQLINSQQYQRVVIQDPHSDVVSALLDRVEIEDPLPALREVIRQTGPVALVAPDAGARKRVLKLAKSLALDVVFADKIRDTHTGAITGTQIASPLPDLPLLVVDDICDGGRTFTELAAALATQQQTQSQDHPLYLFVTHGIFSKGLEPLLSCYHGVFTRNNWTQDDRCQLV
- a CDS encoding nicotinate phosphoribosyltransferase; the protein is MNTNTPIAEKNALVPFNLADFYKTGHPAMYPQETTKLVANFTPRSAKYAQVLPELFDNKVVWFGLQGFIKEYLQELFQKEFFAKPKTAAVRKFQRRMDTALGPEAVPVNRLEALHDLGYLPLEIRSLPEGVRVDIKVPPIVFINTHPGFPWVATYFETLFSCESWKPSTVATIAFEFRKLLSYFAKLTGAPQEFVGWQGHDFSMRGMSGVHDAMRSGAGHLLSFTGTDTIPAIDYLEDFYGANADQELVGGSIPASEHSVMALRILLTQQRLARDPAHAHLDAKAIRRLAEREVIREFVTQDYPAGMVSLVSDTFDFWNVITVIAKELKSDILARQANALGMCKVVFRPDSGDPVRILTGYADDEVRADAEAGGYEVIATGQHITDAERKGAVECLWDIYGGTVTENGYKVLDSHVGLIYGDSITLQRGRDIMLRLAEKGFASCNIVFGIGSFTYNMLSRDTFGYAMKAIYAEVDGECVDIYKDPATDDGTKKSAKGLLRVEQEGNQYVLYEQQTLEQFDSGALQTVFRDGELLITQSLADIRARLQASWTCPEPGAIAWG
- a CDS encoding NUDIX domain-containing protein, which gives rise to MAPYQKPDVSVDIVLLTLFDNKLQVALHRRNSAPFQDRLALPGGYIHVDEDLTLEEAAIRTLRQKTGLSPRYLEQLRTFAGRDRDPRGWSVAISYVALMPVEELQSAAEGVFHFYEVDQLPDLAFDHAQQVAEAVQRVRNKASYSTLPCWLLPETFTLTQLQRVYEQIFGETVSRGTFRSRLGIKVGEVPAGEAADDANILVATEDFLGGSQRPARLFRVNQLSLFRRAWW